In a single window of the Rhinoraja longicauda isolate Sanriku21f chromosome 10, sRhiLon1.1, whole genome shotgun sequence genome:
- the styx gene encoding serine/threonine/tyrosine-interacting protein isoform X2 — MDGVHLDFPALPSSRENAGDWMYPMRRAMQEILPGLYLGPYSAAMKSKLPILEENGITHIICVRQDIEANFIKANFQEKFRYLILDIADNPVENIIRYFPVNKEFIDGCLKNGGKVLLHGNAGISRSAALVIAYVMETFGVKYRDAFTYVQERRFCINPNAGFVHQLQEYEAIYLAKLTIKMMSPLQLGRSVPAQGTLKRTLEDDDDFSSMQVAVAHDG, encoded by the exons ATGGACGGGGTACACCTGGACTTCCCGGCCTTGCCCTCCTCGAGGGAGAACGCGGGG GATTGGATGTATCCAATGAGaagagcaatgcag GAAATACTGCCTGGCTTGTACTTGGGCCCGTATTCAGCCGCTATGAAAAGTAAG CTTCCTATTCTTGAAGAAAATGGAATAACTCACATCATTTGTGTACGGCAAGATATTGAAGCCAACTTCATCAAAGCAAATTTTCAAGAGAAGTTTAG GTATTTAATTTTGGATATCGCTGATAATCCAGTGGAAAATATAATACGATATTTCCCAGTG AATAAAGAATTCATTGATGGATGCTTGAAAAATGGAG GAAAAGTTCTTTTACATGGAAATGCAGGTATTTCTCGAAG TGCAGCCTTGGTGATAGCATATGTAATGGAAACATTTGGTGTTAAGTATAG GGATGCCTTTACCTATGTTCAGGAAAGGAGATTTTGTATCAATCCAAATGCTGGATTCGTCCATCAGTTGCAG GAATATGAAGCCATTTATTTAGCTAAATTGACGATAAAGATGATGTCACCACTCCAGCTGGGTAGATCTGTTCCTGCACAAG gAACATTGAAAAGAACACTGGAGGATGATGATGATTTCTCAAGTATGCAGGTGGCTGTAGCGCATGATGGGTAA
- the styx gene encoding serine/threonine/tyrosine-interacting protein isoform X3, with translation MYPMRRAMQEILPGLYLGPYSAAMKSKLPILEENGITHIICVRQDIEANFIKANFQEKFRYLILDIADNPVENIIRYFPVNKEFIDGCLKNGGKVLLHGNAGISRSAALVIAYVMETFGVKYRDAFTYVQERRFCINPNAGFVHQLQEYEAIYLAKLTIKMMSPLQLGRSVPAQVVLRIWALLEIQHLSPILNCPEKAFFLLLAILLLMVFIPRC, from the exons ATGTATCCAATGAGaagagcaatgcag GAAATACTGCCTGGCTTGTACTTGGGCCCGTATTCAGCCGCTATGAAAAGTAAG CTTCCTATTCTTGAAGAAAATGGAATAACTCACATCATTTGTGTACGGCAAGATATTGAAGCCAACTTCATCAAAGCAAATTTTCAAGAGAAGTTTAG GTATTTAATTTTGGATATCGCTGATAATCCAGTGGAAAATATAATACGATATTTCCCAGTG AATAAAGAATTCATTGATGGATGCTTGAAAAATGGAG GAAAAGTTCTTTTACATGGAAATGCAGGTATTTCTCGAAG TGCAGCCTTGGTGATAGCATATGTAATGGAAACATTTGGTGTTAAGTATAG GGATGCCTTTACCTATGTTCAGGAAAGGAGATTTTGTATCAATCCAAATGCTGGATTCGTCCATCAGTTGCAG GAATATGAAGCCATTTATTTAGCTAAATTGACGATAAAGATGATGTCACCACTCCAGCTGGGTAGATCTGTTCCTGCACAAG TTGTTCTCAGGATATGGGCGCTACTGGAAATACAACATTTATCACCCATCCTTAATTGTCCTGAGAAGGCCTTCTTTTTACTGCTGGCAATCCTTCTGCTGATGGTATTCATACCAAGGTGTTAG
- the styx gene encoding serine/threonine/tyrosine-interacting protein isoform X1, which produces MDGVHLDFPALPSSRENAGDWMYPMRRAMQEILPGLYLGPYSAAMKSKLPILEENGITHIICVRQDIEANFIKANFQEKFRYLILDIADNPVENIIRYFPVNKEFIDGCLKNGGKVLLHGNAGISRSAALVIAYVMETFGVKYRDAFTYVQERRFCINPNAGFVHQLQEYEAIYLAKLTIKMMSPLQLGRSVPAQVVLRIWALLEIQHLSPILNCPEKAFFLLLAILLLMVFIPRC; this is translated from the exons ATGGACGGGGTACACCTGGACTTCCCGGCCTTGCCCTCCTCGAGGGAGAACGCGGGG GATTGGATGTATCCAATGAGaagagcaatgcag GAAATACTGCCTGGCTTGTACTTGGGCCCGTATTCAGCCGCTATGAAAAGTAAG CTTCCTATTCTTGAAGAAAATGGAATAACTCACATCATTTGTGTACGGCAAGATATTGAAGCCAACTTCATCAAAGCAAATTTTCAAGAGAAGTTTAG GTATTTAATTTTGGATATCGCTGATAATCCAGTGGAAAATATAATACGATATTTCCCAGTG AATAAAGAATTCATTGATGGATGCTTGAAAAATGGAG GAAAAGTTCTTTTACATGGAAATGCAGGTATTTCTCGAAG TGCAGCCTTGGTGATAGCATATGTAATGGAAACATTTGGTGTTAAGTATAG GGATGCCTTTACCTATGTTCAGGAAAGGAGATTTTGTATCAATCCAAATGCTGGATTCGTCCATCAGTTGCAG GAATATGAAGCCATTTATTTAGCTAAATTGACGATAAAGATGATGTCACCACTCCAGCTGGGTAGATCTGTTCCTGCACAAG TTGTTCTCAGGATATGGGCGCTACTGGAAATACAACATTTATCACCCATCCTTAATTGTCCTGAGAAGGCCTTCTTTTTACTGCTGGCAATCCTTCTGCTGATGGTATTCATACCAAGGTGTTAG